A single genomic interval of Fibrobacter sp. UWB13 harbors:
- a CDS encoding phosphatidylcholine/phosphatidylserine synthase yields MGKLRFVLPNTFTSLNFLLGVFSICWTTGAFGSFSTADQIRMGAYFVMLCALFDKLDGFAARLVNASSEFGAQFDSLADLVAFGLAPAFCVFFTYKIYAPEWFQNHGLLMTVALAVYVLCAAMRLAKYNACDSDTYHHHFSGLPSTFAGMVNATLIVFLMTKGVFADSNTFLFWLPIIVFVVTGFLMVSPLFLPKLQPRKNKAFNIFQIVLILLTYVAGILFYNPKVPYILEYLLILGSSYMVIGFAVGLIYRKQIIEEAKAAKK; encoded by the coding sequence GTGGGAAAATTACGTTTTGTTTTGCCTAATACTTTCACAAGCCTGAACTTTTTGCTCGGTGTATTTTCCATTTGCTGGACAACCGGAGCGTTCGGTTCGTTTAGTACGGCAGACCAGATCCGCATGGGTGCCTACTTCGTCATGTTGTGTGCCCTTTTTGATAAGCTCGATGGCTTTGCCGCCCGCCTCGTGAACGCCAGTTCTGAATTCGGCGCCCAGTTCGATAGCCTTGCCGACTTGGTCGCTTTCGGTCTCGCCCCGGCATTCTGCGTTTTCTTCACCTACAAAATTTACGCACCGGAATGGTTCCAGAACCATGGGCTCCTGATGACGGTTGCACTTGCCGTTTACGTGCTCTGTGCCGCCATGCGCCTCGCCAAGTACAATGCTTGCGATTCTGACACGTACCACCACCATTTCTCCGGCCTCCCCTCCACCTTTGCAGGCATGGTCAATGCAACTCTCATCGTGTTCCTCATGACCAAGGGCGTTTTCGCAGACTCCAACACGTTCCTCTTCTGGCTCCCGATTATCGTGTTTGTCGTTACAGGATTCTTGATGGTAAGCCCGTTGTTCCTCCCGAAACTCCAGCCGCGCAAGAACAAGGCATTCAACATTTTCCAGATTGTGCTGATTTTGCTCACCTATGTTGCCGGAATCCTCTTCTACAACCCGAAGGTGCCGTACATTCTCGAATACCTGCTCATTCTCGGTTCGAGCTACATGGTGATCGGTTTTGCAGTAGGCCTCATCTACCGCAAGCAGATTATCGAAGAAGCTAAAGCTGCTAAGAAGTAG
- the mpaA gene encoding murein tripeptide amidase MpaA, which yields MKFSPDSRGIIRLPSLEYGRSVLGAPLLYYPCKSECKLLVMAGIHGEEPETTFLLSRVLRAFDESFESIAFILCANPDGVALGTRGNAGGVDLNRNFKTQNFSTEKVGSRSILEASRDTLLSPGAFAESEPETQALVALIETLNPASVLAMHAPMGCVDAPQKTTLVERVMDAFNLPWLPDIGYKTPGSFGTWCGEHHLECVTLELPRMSLEQLFDRYGRTLAEFLERFVSR from the coding sequence ATGAAATTTTCTCCAGATTCTCGCGGTATTATCCGGTTGCCTTCTCTTGAATATGGGCGTTCTGTATTGGGCGCGCCGCTGCTGTACTACCCGTGCAAGAGCGAATGCAAGTTGCTTGTAATGGCGGGGATTCACGGCGAAGAGCCGGAGACGACGTTCCTCCTGAGCCGCGTGCTCCGTGCTTTTGATGAGTCTTTTGAATCTATTGCGTTTATTCTGTGTGCCAATCCAGACGGTGTTGCTCTTGGAACGCGCGGGAACGCAGGCGGCGTGGACTTGAACCGCAATTTCAAGACGCAGAACTTCTCGACGGAAAAGGTCGGTTCGCGCTCGATTCTCGAAGCGTCTCGCGATACGCTTTTATCGCCGGGTGCATTTGCAGAAAGCGAACCGGAAACGCAAGCGCTTGTTGCGTTAATTGAAACGCTGAATCCTGCGAGCGTACTTGCGATGCATGCCCCGATGGGCTGCGTCGATGCCCCGCAAAAGACTACGCTTGTTGAGCGCGTGATGGATGCGTTCAACTTGCCTTGGCTACCGGACATTGGATACAAAACGCCGGGGAGCTTCGGGACGTGGTGCGGTGAACACCATTTGGAATGCGTGACGCTTGAACTTCCGCGCATGTCGCTAGAACAATTGTTTGACCGCTATGGTCGCACGTTAGCTGAATTCCTGGAACGCTTTGTGTCGCGCTAG
- a CDS encoding M15 family metallopeptidase — translation MTDLLSLDLLPYGLGTPDLVEFQPGYFVDREIVDDLRALSNEAKANGFELRIESAYRSFEKQLSIWNRKARGELKLLNEKGEPMERPKDEEELMYAILTWSALPGASRHHLGTDIDVVDGAACPEGYEVELTPAECSGMFAKFHAFLTSRMEAGTSFGFSRVFIPGRGKIKPEGWHIAHLPTSRKRLEHFSLDTLRSIYERSDMECKRVVLARLPKLAEEYIYPYFI, via the coding sequence ATGACGGACTTGTTGTCTCTGGATTTGTTGCCCTACGGTCTTGGAACGCCTGACTTGGTGGAATTCCAGCCGGGATACTTTGTAGACCGCGAAATTGTGGATGACTTGCGTGCTTTGTCAAACGAAGCCAAGGCGAACGGTTTTGAACTGCGCATTGAATCGGCGTACCGCTCGTTCGAAAAGCAACTTTCGATTTGGAACCGCAAGGCTCGAGGCGAACTCAAGCTCTTGAATGAAAAGGGCGAGCCGATGGAACGTCCGAAAGACGAAGAAGAGCTGATGTATGCGATTCTCACATGGTCGGCATTGCCGGGGGCGAGCCGTCACCATCTGGGGACGGACATCGACGTGGTCGATGGAGCTGCGTGCCCGGAGGGCTATGAGGTTGAGCTCACGCCTGCGGAGTGCAGTGGCATGTTTGCGAAGTTCCATGCGTTTTTGACGTCTCGGATGGAAGCTGGAACATCGTTTGGCTTTAGCCGTGTGTTCATTCCTGGGCGCGGAAAAATTAAGCCTGAAGGTTGGCACATTGCGCACTTGCCGACATCGCGTAAGCGCTTGGAGCATTTCTCGCTGGATACGCTGCGGAGCATCTATGAACGCTCGGACATGGAATGCAAACGTGTTGTGCTTGCCCGCTTGCCCAAGCTCGCGGAGGAATACATTTATCCTTACTTTATCTAA
- the ruvC gene encoding crossover junction endodeoxyribonuclease RuvC — protein MVILGIDPGSITTGYAFLKKTGIQIQVLEYGTFHANATKNLEDRLVHIVTELEKRLDYYHPDALAMEGVFFAKNVKSALVLGHIRGAILVACHRRGMTYEEYPPKVVKQAVTGNGAASKEHVANMIFAHLGIAGGDLPLDASDALAIAWTHANPAPLAQSLLDKKSKPKKKTTVQQWKDLIEKMGGTIQ, from the coding sequence ATGGTTATTCTTGGTATTGACCCGGGCTCGATTACGACCGGATATGCGTTCTTGAAAAAGACCGGCATCCAGATTCAGGTGCTGGAATATGGCACATTCCACGCGAATGCCACTAAAAATCTCGAAGACAGGCTTGTGCATATCGTGACGGAGCTGGAAAAGCGCCTGGACTATTACCACCCGGATGCGCTTGCGATGGAAGGCGTGTTCTTTGCGAAGAACGTGAAGAGTGCGCTTGTGCTTGGGCATATCCGCGGGGCGATACTTGTGGCGTGCCACCGTCGCGGAATGACGTACGAGGAATACCCGCCGAAGGTCGTGAAACAGGCGGTTACAGGCAATGGTGCTGCCTCGAAGGAACATGTGGCGAATATGATTTTTGCGCATTTGGGAATCGCAGGCGGGGACCTCCCGCTGGATGCTTCGGATGCGCTTGCGATTGCATGGACTCATGCGAACCCGGCTCCGTTGGCGCAGTCGCTTTTGGATAAAAAGTCGAAACCTAAAAAGAAAACGACGGTACAGCAGTGGAAAGACTTGATTGAAAAAATGGGAGGGACGATTCAATGA
- a CDS encoding CHC2 zinc finger domain-containing protein: MLIDQEHAEYMRTKAHPRQLGIPLSRWGRNLIACCPFHSPEETSLFFYDALGYWRYRCLQCGAEGDLVDFLMKSRFNGVDEQTARSEAFEFLGALDKDIANSQDSEHPWVKEVGGEKSKVLECFVRYCHWAACKSPSSAKFLEARGWSIGQAQLYGLGYYSGDPEPFISYCMLSGIERHQISFYLDNLEAYHEPRITIPARNSKGFIHSVYGRLIDDNEKSHTYITYASGPTVIPFNIQADSENPIIVQGFFDALTADLAGIPGVVSTMFQELNINHLYKLKACGAEAFTVILRREEDRRNQELKIQKYLKLAEQMHMSLKSIVLPKDESVDTFVRKNGADQLIDLIANTEVDTIHSHRRSMLLQDIKENFDTAMACPPDQSVGYKLSTFPKLTKEIDGVQSGCFFVSSQPFGLKTFLLSSLTLDLIESNPNLKVIYVAYETPRRQIFDRFVSMLIGESILNVRKQNTNNEINKKILDATRELMGYVRNNRLEIWDDMPSLDFNDLLKTFSQELKDHPDLILVIDGIDHMKITDRPELPDIHEKRSSIMLDLYKALDIPIFLGGELIDSNMGLLGPRAYLRDSDAIYWLTEKDGILNLSVDSKRMGTSRVYEDKILIDPQSSRMKEA; the protein is encoded by the coding sequence ATGCTGATTGATCAAGAACATGCAGAGTATATGAGAACCAAAGCTCACCCGAGGCAGCTGGGAATTCCCCTGAGCCGTTGGGGGCGCAACCTTATCGCCTGCTGTCCGTTCCACTCACCGGAAGAAACATCGCTGTTTTTCTACGATGCGCTAGGTTATTGGCGCTATCGCTGTCTCCAATGCGGTGCCGAAGGCGACTTGGTCGATTTTTTGATGAAGAGCCGCTTTAACGGCGTAGACGAACAGACCGCCCGTTCCGAAGCTTTTGAATTCCTCGGCGCACTCGACAAGGACATTGCGAACAGCCAGGATAGCGAACACCCGTGGGTCAAGGAAGTCGGTGGCGAAAAGTCCAAAGTGCTCGAATGCTTTGTGCGTTACTGCCACTGGGCAGCCTGCAAGAGTCCCTCCTCGGCAAAGTTCCTCGAAGCCCGCGGCTGGAGCATTGGCCAAGCCCAACTTTACGGTCTCGGTTACTACAGCGGCGACCCGGAACCATTCATCAGCTACTGCATGCTCTCCGGCATCGAACGCCACCAGATCAGTTTTTACCTCGACAACCTCGAAGCGTACCACGAACCGCGAATTACCATTCCGGCCCGCAATTCCAAGGGATTTATCCATTCCGTTTATGGTAGACTCATCGACGATAACGAAAAGAGCCATACCTACATTACGTATGCTTCCGGCCCGACCGTTATTCCGTTCAACATCCAGGCAGATAGCGAAAACCCCATTATCGTACAGGGATTCTTTGACGCGCTCACCGCTGACCTCGCCGGCATCCCGGGCGTTGTCTCCACGATGTTCCAAGAACTGAACATCAACCACCTGTACAAACTCAAGGCTTGCGGTGCCGAAGCGTTTACCGTCATCTTGCGCCGTGAAGAAGACCGTCGCAATCAGGAACTCAAAATTCAGAAGTACTTGAAGCTCGCCGAACAGATGCACATGAGCCTCAAGTCCATCGTGCTCCCGAAAGACGAATCTGTCGATACATTTGTCCGCAAGAACGGCGCCGATCAGCTCATCGACCTTATTGCCAATACCGAAGTCGATACCATTCATTCGCACCGCCGCTCCATGCTATTGCAGGACATCAAGGAGAACTTCGATACCGCAATGGCATGCCCGCCAGACCAGAGCGTAGGCTACAAGCTCAGCACATTCCCGAAGCTCACCAAGGAAATCGACGGCGTTCAGTCGGGATGTTTCTTTGTATCGTCTCAGCCATTCGGCCTCAAGACATTCTTGCTTTCGAGCCTTACGCTCGACCTTATCGAGAGCAACCCGAACCTCAAGGTCATTTACGTCGCTTACGAAACGCCACGTCGTCAAATCTTTGACCGTTTCGTTTCCATGCTCATCGGCGAATCAATTTTGAACGTCCGCAAACAGAATACGAATAACGAAATCAATAAAAAGATTTTGGATGCAACGCGCGAGCTCATGGGTTACGTGCGCAACAACCGTCTCGAAATCTGGGACGATATGCCGTCGCTTGACTTTAACGACTTGCTCAAGACGTTTAGCCAGGAACTCAAGGACCACCCGGACTTGATTCTCGTGATTGACGGTATCGACCACATGAAAATTACCGACCGTCCGGAACTCCCGGACATCCACGAGAAGCGTTCGTCCATCATGCTCGACTTGTACAAGGCGCTCGATATCCCGATATTCCTCGGTGGCGAGCTCATCGATTCTAACATGGGACTCCTCGGCCCGCGTGCGTACCTCCGCGATTCCGACGCCATTTACTGGCTTACCGAAAAAGATGGCATCCTAAATCTCTCGGTGGATTCCAAGCGCATGGGCACAAGCCGCGTGTACGAAGACAAGATTTTGATTGACCCACAATCTAGCCGCATGAAAGAAGCTTAA
- a CDS encoding glycosyltransferase, with protein sequence MFTIVDFNNFWSPSGGGVRRYHLQKMAFYKRQNEVRSVFVMPSASTYTETRSDGLIIEHVEAFRFPGNWEYRFMWKSKQIRPILEKYKPDVIEVGSPYILPSAVRSIAKKVVPNAALFSFWHADFPVTYVGRPIAKKFGTGVGVLSRRIAFWYAKQEFKGYDCVQASSKEAMARLKKNGLPDPRWIPLGCDIDTFSPSRRDEALVNELKDGDPNRLTIFFPHRHCNEKGIDLVLGAYDILTQKLGHEPAIVFAGTGPSLPLVQEAAAKYKHVSYIGFVNSIDEMARYYASVDMGLALSGWETFGLSILESMASGNALVGAAAGAAFEHVTESGAGTILKERTPEALADAIVELYHSDLTDKKIKARKYAEKFSWNDCFKRQLALYKEISGLKK encoded by the coding sequence ATGTTTACCATTGTCGATTTTAACAACTTCTGGAGTCCGTCAGGAGGCGGAGTCCGCCGTTACCATTTGCAGAAAATGGCGTTTTACAAACGCCAAAACGAAGTCCGTTCCGTCTTCGTGATGCCCTCGGCAAGCACTTATACAGAAACGCGAAGCGATGGTTTAATTATCGAACATGTAGAAGCATTCCGATTCCCCGGCAACTGGGAATACCGCTTTATGTGGAAGTCCAAACAAATTCGACCGATTCTTGAGAAGTACAAGCCGGACGTGATTGAAGTGGGTTCGCCCTACATTTTGCCATCCGCCGTGCGCAGCATTGCAAAAAAAGTTGTTCCCAATGCGGCACTGTTCAGCTTTTGGCACGCCGACTTCCCCGTGACTTACGTGGGGCGCCCCATCGCCAAAAAATTCGGCACAGGCGTAGGCGTTCTCTCCCGCAGAATAGCATTCTGGTACGCCAAGCAAGAATTTAAAGGCTACGATTGCGTACAAGCGTCTTCGAAAGAAGCGATGGCTCGCCTCAAGAAGAACGGACTCCCCGACCCGCGTTGGATTCCGCTCGGTTGCGACATCGATACATTCTCGCCAAGCCGCCGCGACGAAGCACTCGTAAACGAACTCAAGGATGGCGATCCGAACCGCCTCACGATATTCTTCCCGCACAGGCATTGCAACGAAAAAGGCATTGACCTCGTTCTCGGCGCTTATGACATCTTGACGCAAAAGCTCGGACACGAGCCCGCCATTGTCTTTGCAGGCACGGGCCCAAGCCTCCCGCTCGTACAAGAAGCGGCCGCAAAATACAAGCACGTCAGCTATATCGGCTTTGTGAATTCCATCGACGAGATGGCTCGCTATTACGCTAGCGTCGACATGGGACTTGCACTCTCTGGCTGGGAAACTTTTGGTCTTTCTATTTTGGAAAGCATGGCAAGCGGAAACGCACTCGTCGGAGCTGCCGCCGGAGCCGCATTCGAACACGTCACGGAATCGGGCGCAGGCACAATCCTCAAGGAACGCACGCCTGAAGCCTTGGCAGATGCGATTGTCGAGCTCTACCATTCCGATCTCACCGACAAGAAGATTAAAGCTCGAAAATACGCTGAAAAATTCAGCTGGAACGATTGCTTCAAGCGCCAGCTCGCTTTGTACAAAGAAATTTCCGGACTCAAGAAATGA